Below is a window of Ruegeria sp. THAF33 DNA.
GGCCCCATTGTTATCGGTCAGGCCTGTGAATTCGACTATTCCGGTGCTCAGGCCTGCAAGGCCCTGCGAGAGGAAGGATACCGGGTCATTCTGGTGAACTCGAACCCGGCGACGATCATGACCGACCCCGGTCTGGCAGACGCCACCTATATCGAGCCGATTACACCCGAAGTGGTCGCCAAGATCATCGAGAAAGAACGCCCTGACGCCCTGTTGCCCACCATGGGCGGACAGACCGGCCTGAACACCTCGCTGGCACTGGAAGAAATGGGCGTGCTGGACAAGTTCGGCGTCGAGATGATCGGCGCCAAGCGCGAGGCCATCGAAATGGCCGAAGACCGCGCCCTGTTCCGCGAGGCGATGGACCGGCTGGGCATCGAAAACCCCAAGGCCGAGATCGTTACGGCCCCCAAGGACGAGAGCGGCAAGAAAGACCTGGACGCCGGTGTGGCGCTGGCCCTTGAAACCCTTGAAACCGTGGGGCTTCCTGCCATCATCCGCCCGGCCTTTACACTGGGCGGCACCGGTGGCGGCGTGGCGTATAACCGCGAGGATTACATCCATATTTGCCGCTCGGGTATGGATGCCTCGCCCGTAGGTCAGATCCTGATCGACGAAAGCCTTCTGGGCTGGAAAGAATACGAAATGGAGGTGGTGCGCGACACTGCCGACAACGCCATCATCGTGTGTTCCATCGAAAACGTCGATCCGATGGGCGTGCATACGGGTGACTCGATCACCGTGGCCCCTGCCCTTACGCTAACCGACAAAGAATACCAGATCATGCGCAATCACTCGATTGCCGTGCTGCGTGAAATCGGTGTCGAAACCGGCGGCTCAAACGTGCAATGGGCGATCAATCCGGTCGATGGCCGCATGGTCGTGATCGAGATGAACCCGCGCGTGTCGCGCTCGTCGGCGCTGGCATCCAAGGCCACCGGTTTCCCGATCGCAAAGATCGCTGCGAAACTGGCCGTGGGTTACACGCTGGATGAGCTGGACAACGACATCACCAAAGTCACCCCGGCCTCGTTCGAGCCGACCATCGACTATGTCGTGACAAAAATTCCGAAATTCGCCTTCGAGAAATTCCCCGGTTCCGAACCCTATCTGACCACCGCGATGAAGTCGGTGGGCGAGGCGATGTCGATTGGCCGTACGATCCACGAATCGATGCAAAAGGCACTGGCCTCGATGGAATCGGGCCTGACCGGCTTTGATGAGGTCGAAATCCCCGGCCTGAACGTGGGCCTCTGGGACGAGGCCGACGACAAGGCCGCCGTGATCAAGGCGATCAGCCAGCAGACACCCGACCGCCTGCGCACCATTGCGCAAGCGATGCGCCATGGCCTGAGCGATGACGAGATTTTCGGCGTCACCAAGTTCGACCCTTGGTTCCTGGCCCGCATCCGCGAGATCGTCGAGGCCGAGCGTCAGCTCCGCAAGGACGGCCTGCCCGTCACCGAGGACGGTATCCGCAAGCTGAAAATGCTGGGCTTCACCGATGCGCGTTTGGGCAAGCTGACGGGCCGTGACGAAGACAACGTCCGCCGCGCGCGCCGCAATCTGGGCGTTTCAGCGGTGTTCAAACGCATCGACACCTGCGCGGCCGAGTTCGAGGCGCAGACACCTTACATGTATTCAACCTACGAAGCGCCCATGATGGGCGAGGTCGAATGCGAGGCGCGCCCGAGCGACCGCAAAAAGGTCGTCATTCTTGGCGGCGGCCCAAACCGCATCGGTCAGGGCATCGAGTTCGACTATTGCTGCTGCCACGCCTGCTTCGCGCTGACCGGAGCGGGGTATGAAACCATCATGATCAACTGCAACCCCGAGACGGTTTCGACCGATTATGACACTTCGGATCGCTTGTATTTCGAGCCGCTGACCTTTGAACACGTCATGGAAATCCTGACGAAGGAACAGGAAAACGGCACGCTGCACGGCGTCATTGTTCAGTTTGGCGGTCAAACTCCGCTGAAACTGGCCAACGCGCTTGAAGCCGAGGGCATCCCGATCCTGGGCACCACGCCCGACGCGATCGACCTGGCCGAAGATCGCGAACGTTTCCAGGCACTTGTCAACGAACTGGGGCTGAAACAGCCCAAGAACGGCATCGCCTCGACCGACGCGCAGGCGTTGGAAATCGCCGAGGAAATCGGCTTCCCGCTGGTGATCCGCCCGTCCTACGTTCTGGGCGGCCGCGCGATGGAGATCGTGCGCGACATGGACCAGCTGAAACGCTACATCAACGAGGCCGTGGTGGTCTCGGGCGACAGCCCCGTTCTGCTGGACAGCTATCTGGCTGGCGCGGTCGAGCTGGACGTGGACGCGCTGTGCGACGGCACCGATGTTCATGTGGCAGGCATCATGCAGCATATCGAAGAGGCCGGCGTGCACTCGGGCGATAGCGCCTGTTCGCTGCCGCCCTATTCGCTGTCGAAAGAGATCATCGCGCAGATCAAAGATCAGGCGTTCAAGCTGGCCAAGGCGCTGAACGTTGTCGGCCTGATGAATGTTCAGTTCGCGATCAAGGATGACGAGATCTACCTGATCGAGGTCAACCCGCGCGCTTCGCGCACCGTGCCGTTCGTGGCAAAGGCCACCGACAGTGCGATTGCGTCCATCGCCGCGCGTGTCATGGCAGGCGAAAAGCTGGCGAGCTTCCCGCAGCGTCCGCCCTACAAGACCGTGGACGACACCAAGATCGCAGATCAGATGACGCTGGCCGACCCGGACATGCCATGGTTCTCGGTGAAAGAGGCGGTCCTGCCCTTCGCCCGTTTCCCGGGCGTCGATACCATCCTGGGTCCGGAAATGCGCTCGACCGGCGAGGTCATGGGCTGGGACCGCGATTTCCCGCGCGCCTTCCTCAAGGCGCAGATGGGCGCGGGCATGGTCCTACCGACATCAGGCCGGGCCTTCATTTCGATCAAGGATGCCGACAAGGGCGCGGCGATGCTCGAGGCCGCC
It encodes the following:
- the carB gene encoding carbamoyl-phosphate synthase large subunit, yielding MPRRTDIQSIMIIGAGPIVIGQACEFDYSGAQACKALREEGYRVILVNSNPATIMTDPGLADATYIEPITPEVVAKIIEKERPDALLPTMGGQTGLNTSLALEEMGVLDKFGVEMIGAKREAIEMAEDRALFREAMDRLGIENPKAEIVTAPKDESGKKDLDAGVALALETLETVGLPAIIRPAFTLGGTGGGVAYNREDYIHICRSGMDASPVGQILIDESLLGWKEYEMEVVRDTADNAIIVCSIENVDPMGVHTGDSITVAPALTLTDKEYQIMRNHSIAVLREIGVETGGSNVQWAINPVDGRMVVIEMNPRVSRSSALASKATGFPIAKIAAKLAVGYTLDELDNDITKVTPASFEPTIDYVVTKIPKFAFEKFPGSEPYLTTAMKSVGEAMSIGRTIHESMQKALASMESGLTGFDEVEIPGLNVGLWDEADDKAAVIKAISQQTPDRLRTIAQAMRHGLSDDEIFGVTKFDPWFLARIREIVEAERQLRKDGLPVTEDGIRKLKMLGFTDARLGKLTGRDEDNVRRARRNLGVSAVFKRIDTCAAEFEAQTPYMYSTYEAPMMGEVECEARPSDRKKVVILGGGPNRIGQGIEFDYCCCHACFALTGAGYETIMINCNPETVSTDYDTSDRLYFEPLTFEHVMEILTKEQENGTLHGVIVQFGGQTPLKLANALEAEGIPILGTTPDAIDLAEDRERFQALVNELGLKQPKNGIASTDAQALEIAEEIGFPLVIRPSYVLGGRAMEIVRDMDQLKRYINEAVVVSGDSPVLLDSYLAGAVELDVDALCDGTDVHVAGIMQHIEEAGVHSGDSACSLPPYSLSKEIIAQIKDQAFKLAKALNVVGLMNVQFAIKDDEIYLIEVNPRASRTVPFVAKATDSAIASIAARVMAGEKLASFPQRPPYKTVDDTKIADQMTLADPDMPWFSVKEAVLPFARFPGVDTILGPEMRSTGEVMGWDRDFPRAFLKAQMGAGMVLPTSGRAFISIKDADKGAAMLEAAQVLVEQGFTLVATRGTQSWLAEQGVPCDVVNKVYEGRPDVVDMLKDGQVQLLMNTTEGAQAVEDSKAIRSIALYDKIPYYTTAAASHAAALAIKAQAEGDVEVKSLQG